The Pochonia chlamydosporia 170 chromosome 1, whole genome shotgun sequence genome window below encodes:
- a CDS encoding sugar (and other) transporter domain-containing protein, producing the protein MRILSNLPKGTKRLYAICLHLAIGASIWGYNIGILSSILVHPGWRETLQDPTPAQKGLITGIYYLGTFLSYIFLSHPLADYLGRRYAAMIGTCTLSLGAILMAAARGDGAVGMMALGRWVCGLGVGVVSTTVPLYQSEISPAKERGKFVTMNHVGFIAGLASGLWVGYLMTFWTSNAGKFWGWRLSILIQCIPAVTFTTGLLFLPETPRWLLEKGDMEQASKVLHRLRQDTIPAESITHELHAIAADIESRHKAGTTFLSLSLSLSFMAQMCGATAMKYYLPTLLKALGLNYRLALMAGAVEMTVKIGMTIVEMWAIDRFGRRTCLTGGSLIMGVAMLVNGFLPMLYAGNKSKVADVICIVFIFIYAMGYSLGLGPAAWVYSSEIFPTSVRARGLNFAASGGSIGSILVSQIWPVGNAKFGSGIYLFFMVVNFTCVPIIWLLYPETKGRALEDMDSLFGKGEDRNATVPLGGVIDGAGQDADVPSARSSNEEDEPLLS; encoded by the exons ATGAGAATACTATCCAACCTGCCCAAGGGCACAAAGCGCCTATACGCCATATGTCTTCACCTCGCAATAGGCGCCTCAATATGGGGCTACAACATTGGCATTTTGTCCTCCATCCTCGTCCACCCGGGCTGGCGAGAGACGCTCCAGGACCCGACGCCCGCGCAAAAGGGCCTCATCACGGGGATATATTACCTGGGCACATTTCTCTCATACATCTTTTTGTCGCATCCTCTTGCAGATTACTTGGGCAGACGGTATGCCGCCATGATCGGCACGTGTACCCTGAGTCTTGGGGCGATATTGATGGCGGCTGCGAGGGGAGATGGTGCGGTGGGAATGATGGCCTTGGGGAGATGGGTTTGCGGCCTGGGTGTTGGAGTGGTGAGCACTACGGTGCCGTTATATCAAAG TGAGATATCTCCCGCAAAAGAAAGAGGAAAATTCGTCACCATGAATCACGTAGGCTTCATCGCTGGTCTTGCCTCCGGCCTATG GGTCGGCTACCTCATGACATTCTGGACTTCCAACGCCGGCAAATTCTGGGGATGGCGActctccatcctcatccaatGCATCCCAGCCGTGACATTCACAACCGGCCTGCTCTTCCTCCCAGAAAC accaagatggcTCCTCGAAAAAGGCGACATGGAACAAGCTTCCAAAGTCCTGCACCGCCTTCGACAAGACACCATCCCCGCCGAATCAATCACCCATGAACTCCACGCCATTGCCGCTGATATCGAATCCCGGCACAAAGCCGGCACGACGTTCCTCTCTCTTTCGCTCTCGCTCTCC TTTATGGCGCAGATGTGTGGTGCCACAGCAATGAAGTACTACTTGCCTACCCTGCTGAAGGCCTTGGGCTTGAACTATAGATTGGCATTGATGGCGGGGGCGGTAGAAATGACGGTCAAGATTGGCATGACGATTGTGGAGATGTGGGCGATTGATAGGTTTGGGAGGAGGACTTGCTTGACGGGGGGGAGTCTGATCATGGGAGTTGCTATGCTT GTGAACGGGTTTCTGCCGATGCTGTATGCAGGAAACAAGAGCAAGGTTGCGGACGTCATCTGTATCGTCTTTATATTCATCTACGCAATGGGTTATAGTCTTGGTCTCGGCCCAGCGGCATGGGTATACAGCTCCGAG ATCTTTCCGACCTCTGTTCGAGCTCGTGGCCTCAACTTTGCAGCCTCGGGAGGTTCCATTGGCAGCATCCTCGTTTCTCAGATCTGGCCCGTGGGAAATGCCAAGTTCGGAAGCGGGATATACTTGTTCTTCATGGTGGTCAATTTCACATGTGTACCG ATCATCTGGCTGTTATATCCCGAAACAAAGGGTAGGGCATTGGAAGATATGGACAGTCTATTTGGAAAAGGGGAGGATAGAAATGCAACCGTTCCGCTGGGCGGCGTGATTGATGGAGCAGGTCAGGATGCGGACGTACCATCTGCGAGATCAAGTaacgaggaggatgagccACTGCTATCATAA
- a CDS encoding glucosidase 2 subunit beta precursor (similar to Pyrenophora tritici-repentis Pt-1C-BFP XP_001938594.1), protein MQHPRSLVLLGAISSLTAVAAGSLPRGVGPEFASHYQGKTEFSCISDASIKLAFDRVNDNTCDCPDGSDEPGTAACAHIDPLSPEQPLPGSGSVSGKVQAALPGFWCENKGHISSYVPFIYVNDGMCDYDLCCDGSEEYGHVGGVKCENRCVEIGKEYKRLADEKRQKMERAANQKNAMLSQAQQLRQKAEVKIAQLNAEIQTLEVKKADLQKKHAAAKLQDVGRVVKSEGAGGKLGVLIGVAKTRVSELRDMLDKVVQQRNDLRSRVEELETILRKFKDEYNPNFNDEGVKSAVKSWEDYAAREADTVREQLIDSDVDDVRQEDSENSGVNWAEFESGDEGSDTDVLYNFEAYLPGFVRGFIHNQVTALRVWLIQNGILADSGGAGSESQLVKAAREAAETAERELGDKIRDRDSETEDLKKDYGPSDIFRAIKGKCVSIDAGEYEYELCYLDKTMQKSKKGHGHTNMGNFVRIDRQMADDEERLDGKSLGRGERMVLKYEDGQQCWNGPRRSTEVWLGCADKEELWRVSEAEKCVYKMEVGTPAACDDPEPAQGKKDEL, encoded by the exons ATGCAGCACCCACGTtctctggtgctgctgggcGCCATTTCTTCCCTCACCGCCGTCGCTGCTGGCAGCTTGCCGCGCGGTGTTGGGCCCGAGT TTGCTTCTCACTACCAGGGCAAGACCGAATTCAGCTGCATTTCAGATGCGTCCATCAAGCTGGCCTTCGATCGGGTCAACGACAACACCTGCGACTGCCCAGACGGCTCCGACGAACCTGGCACCGCGGCATGTGCACACATCGATCCCCTTTCTCCCGAGCAACCGCTTCCAGGCTCTGGATCAGTCTCGGGAAAGGTCCAAGCCGCGCTTCCTGGGTTCTGGTGCGAGAACAAGGGCCACATCTCGTCCTACGTTCCGTTCATCTACGTCAACGATGGCATGTGTGACTACGACCTCTGTTGCGATGGATCCGAAGAATACGGCCACGTCGGAGGCGTCAAGTGCGAGAACCGGTGTGTCGAGATCGGCAAGGAGTACAAGCGGCTTGCGGACgagaagagacaaaagaTGGAGAGGGCAGCTAACCAGAAAAACGCCATGCTAAGCCAAGCCCAGCAGCTCCGCCAAAAGGCCGAGGTCAAAATTGCCCAATTGAACGCAGAGATTCAGACTCTGGAAGTGAAAAAGGCCGACTTGCAAAAGAAGCACGCCGCTGCTAAACTTCAGGATGTTGGTAGAGTCGTCAAGAGCGAGGGAGCTGGAGGCAAGCTCGGTGTCTTGATTGGCGTGGCCAAGACTCGTGTCAGTGAGCTGCGAGACATGCTTGACAAGGTTGTGCAGCAACGAAACGATCTTCGCTCTCGAgtggaggagttggagacAATCTTGCGAAAGTTCAAGGACGAATAcaaccccaacttcaacgATGAGGGTGTCAAGTCGGCTGTCAAGTCTTGGGAGGACTATGCCGCTAGAGAGGCAGACACTGTTCGGGAACAACTCATTGACTCGGACGTGGATGATGTTCGCCAGGAAGACAGCGAGAACAGCGGCGTCAACTGGGCCGAGTTTGAGAGCGGTGACGAGGGCTCCGACACCGATGTCT TATACAACTTTGAGGCATACCTGCCTGGCTTCGTTCGAGGCTTCATCCACAATCAAGTGACTGCCCTCAGAGTGTGGCTGATTCAGAATGGCATTCTGGCAGAcagtggtggtgctggatcGGAGTCACAGCTAGTCAAGGCTGCTCGTGAGGCTGCCGAAACAGCCGAGAGGGAACTGGGCGACAAGATTCGCGATCGCGACAGCGAGACTGAGGATCTGAAGAAGGACTATGGACCCTCAGACATTTTCCGTGCCATCAAGGGAAAATGTGTTAGCATTGACGCCGGCGAATATGAATATGAACTCTGCTATCTCGACAAGACCATGCAGAAATCCAAGAAGGGACATGGACATACAAACATGGGTAACTTTGTTCGCATTGACCGCCAGATggccgacgacgaggagagaCTGGACGGAAAGAGCCTAGGCAGAGGCGAGCGCATGGTTCTTAAGTACGAAGACGGACAGCAGTGCTGGAACGGCCCTCGACGAAGCACAGAGGTGTGGCTTGGCTGCGCCGACAAGGAGGAGCTCTGGCGCGTCAGCGAAGCTGAGAAGTGCGTTTATAAGATGGAGGTCGGCACTCCTGCTGCTTGCGATGACCCGGAGCCAGCTCAGGGGAAGAAGGATGAGTTGTAG
- a CDS encoding conserved fungal protein (similar to Marssonina brunnea f. sp. 'multigermtubi' MB_m1 XP_007292664.1): protein MPPKDTDAIKTLESLVQTASTLLTQLQTVLSEIHKKPESTPGAASSPSPTPDPKINALSLAHDSSSLIRAHGTKISLLIINEPFTPSAVSTVVRELVAGPIPGLVSAVQACTPGQYTTVVRKELAWRAQRVLSELRELLQKIPQDGKVLSENKRDGFAKGDKGSLPATGLLWSACDNVINLAKMGVGGFFVQKVDQWKDILNDVMEEMKEWGDEEPDEDDDDDEDDDEDNDDVNNLADQLGSQTLSTQDMLDSLMNSHQTIPPSDPDGIRPRLETSLKRLRLVTLLYQALTKRRLKKLPSFPPTSPDSTVPSRLDEMARLLAKIPDSFNNLACAFYDLEPSEIDKAMDQCFFDAFAASELFARDWQGNRDEFSEWTDKFQAEIKRA, encoded by the coding sequence ATGCCTCCAAAAGACACAGACGCCATAAAGACACTCGAGTCTCTCGTTCAAACAGCCTCGACACTCCTCACACAGCTGCAAACCGTTTTATCCGAAATACATAAGAAGCCCGAGTCCACACCGGGAGCAGCATCCTCCCCTTCGCCGACGCCAGATCCAAAAATCAACGCGCTTTCGCTTGCCCACGATTCCTCGTCCCTGATCCGCGCCCACGGTACCAAGATATCCCTCCTCATAATCAACGAGCCATTCACTCCGAGCGCCGTATCAACCGTCGTGCGAGAGCTCGTGGCCGGCCCCATCCCGGGGCTAGTTTCGGCCGTTCAAGCATGCACTCCAGGACAATACACGACCGTTGTACGCAAAGAACTAGCTTGGCGTGCGCAGCGTGTCCTCTCCGAACTACGCGAGCTACTGCAAAAGATTCCGCAAGACGGAAAGGTCCTGTCTGAAAATAAGCGTGATGGATTCGCAAAGGGCGACAAGGGCAGTCTACCTGCCACCGGTCTACTCTGGTCAGCATGCGACAATGTGATCAACCTCGCGAAAATGGGAGTGGGCGGCTTCTTTGTACAAAAAGTAGATCAGTGGAAGGATATTCTCAACGACGTCATGGAAGAGATGAAGGAATGGGGTGACGAAGAaccagacgaagacgacgacgacgacgaagacgacgacgaagacaaCGACGATGTTAACAATCTAGCCGATCAACTCGGGTCCCAAACCCTCTCCACGCAAGACATGCTCGACTCCCTCATGAATTCTCACCAAACGATCCCCCCCTCCGACCCAGACGGCATCCGCCCCCGTCTCGAAACATCCCTCAAGCGCCTCCGCCTCGTCACCCTCCTCTACCAAGCCCTCACCAAGCGCCGTCTCAAAAAGCTGCCATCCTTCCCACCCACATCCCCCGATTCCACCGTCCCCTCACGTCTCGACGAAATGGCCAGACTCCTCGCaaaaataccagacagcttcaacaacctaGCCTGCGCGTTCTACGACCTCGAGCCCTCAGAGATCGATAAGGCCATGGACCAGTGCTTCTTCGACGCCTTCGCCGCGAGCGAACTATTCGCACGGGACTGGCAGGGCAATCGTGATGAATTCTCAGAATGGACGGATAAATTCCAGGCCGAAATAAAAAGGGCCTAA